The sequence CTCGACCTGACTGCCAAGTCGGTCCGCAAGAAATGGGCAGACACGCGCTTTGCCGCCGCCATCGACCGGCGGCAGATCGAGGCCGCCGCCGCCGACCTGGGAGTCGAGCTGTGGCAGCACGTCGAGAACGTGATCCTGGACATGCGGACCGTGGCGCCGGTCCTTGGCCTCGACGGTGCGCCGGCTGACTAGCCCAGGGCTCGGCGCCCCGAACCCACCCTGCTGGTATAATGCCATTTCCCGCACACACGCCTGAGGCACACGCTGCATGCTAGATCAGGGCCCCTCAACCTCACGGGTATGTCCCACTTGCGGCACGCGGCTGGCGCCGAGCGCAACCCGCTGCGTGGTTTGCGGGACGGAACTCAAGAACGACGCTTCGCGGCAGTCCTTCCGCCGCAGCTCGCAGCTGACCCTGTCCCTTCCGATAGCAATCGGGCTGCTGGCCGTGTTTGCCCTGCTCGCCGCCGGCATTACCTTCGCCGCCACTCGCCTGACTGGCGTCGGCGGGGAACGCACCCCCACCCCAACCGCCTCGGCGACCGCCACCATCACCCTGACTCCGGCGCCGACGTTCACCGAGACTCCCGTCCCCACGCCAACAGCGCTGCCACCACTGGAGTACACGATCGTCGCCAACGATACCTGCGGCGGCCTGGCGTTCCGCTTCCAGGTCGCAGTGCGATCGATCATTGAGATCAACAACTTGAGCCCGGACTGCCTGCTGTCCGTCGGACAGCAGATCCTGGTCCCTCAGCCCACGCCGACGCCCTTGCCGCCGCCGACATCCACCCTGCCCCCTGAGGAAGCCACCCGGGCCGCTTGCGAGACGATCACCTATACCGTCCAGGCCAACGACACCCTGGGCGCCATCGCCCAGAACTACAACGTTGTGATGCAGGCGATCATGGAGTTCAACGGAATGACCGGCGAGACGGTCTTCGTCGGCCAGGTGCTGGTCATCCCGCTATGTGAGCGGGTCCCGACGGCGGGCCCCTCCCCCACCGCCACTCCGCCACCGCCCTACGCGGCCCCGAATCTGCTGCTGCCGCGCGACGGCGAACCCTTCACGCTGGCGAATGACAGCGTGGCCCTGCAGTGGGCCTCGGTCGGTGAGCTTCGCGAGAACGAGCGCTACAAAGTCACGATCGATGACATCACCGACGGCACCGGCAATGTCCGCGACATTGCCTACGTGACCGACACCAAGTACCTGGTGCCGGTGAGTCTAAGGCCCCCGGAGGCTACGCCTCACGTCTTCCGCTGGTGGGTGGTCGTGGTGCGTGAGGTGGGCACGACCGCAGCCGGCGAGCCTCGCTTTGAGGAGGCCGGTGCCCTGAGCGCGAGGCGGGTGTTCGCTTGGTCAGGCGCAGCCACCAGCGCTGCCACCCCGACCCCCTGAGCCTGGCGGGCCACCGCCCGCCCACCAAGCTGATGGTTGGCAATCCGGCCTCAGGCGCGGAGCGGGGATCCGGCCGGCCTGGCATCGGGGGCCGTCTACCGGGCCGCTCAATACCGCGAACTGGGCCTACTCAGAGAGAACGTGGCTGGGTCAACCTGACCAGAGACGGCCAGGGCCGCCGACGCCGCCTTCAGGGGACCGGTCCAAGCGCCTTAATGGTTTCCCCTACGCGCGCCGCCGATTGCGCCAGCGCGGCCTGCTCATCCGACTCCAGCCGGTATTCAATCACCTTCTCCATCCCCTTGCGCCCGAGCTGCACCGGGACCCCGAAGAAGATGCCGTGCTGGCCATACTCCCCTTCCAGGTAGACCGAAGCCGGCACGATCAGATGCCGGTCGGACAAGATCGCCTCGACCATTTGCGCCAGGGCCGCCGCCGGCGCATAGAATGCAGAGCCCGTCTTCAGAAGCCTGACGATTTCCGCCCCGCCGTCGCGGGTGCGCTGGACGATTGCCGCCAGGCGCTCCGGCGCCAGGGCTTCGGAGAGCGGGACGCCCGCCACATTCGAATGGCGCGTGAGCGGAACCATGTCATCGCCGTGCCCGCCAAGCACATAGCAGTTGACGTTCTGCACGCTGACCTGTAGCTCTTCAGCCACGAAGGCTCGCATGCGCGCCGAGTCGAGGATCCCCGCCTGGCCGATTACACGCCGGCGTGTCAGGCCCGTGACCTTCATCGCCAGAAACGCCATGGCATCCAGCGGATTGGTGAGCATGATCAGGATCGCTTGCGGTGAGTGCTCCATCGCACTCGTCACCGCCTCGCGCACGATCCGGCTGTTGGCGGCCAGCAGGTCCTCCCGGCTCATCCCTGGCTTGCGCGGCAAGCCGGCGGTCATCACGACGATGTCCGAGCCGGCGCTGGCGGCGTAGTCGTTGGCGCCGACGACTTGCACATCCGAGCCGACGATCGGCAGCGACTGGAGCAAATCCAGCGCTTTGCCCTGGGGAAGACCCTCAACGACGTCGATCAGCACCAGATCCGCCAGCTGGCGTTCAGCCAGCCAGTGGGCGGTGGTGGCGCCGGTTTGTCCGGCGCCGATGATGGTGACCTTCGCCATGTTGGCTTCCTCCCGGGCTCAGTCCGGGCGCACAGGCGCCCGGCTGACACGAATCCCCCGGCCGGCTGCGACCCAGCCGATCTGCCACCCCTCTTTGCCGACCGCACGCAGCGAGGACAGCAGGGGCTCAAGGTCGTCAGGCGCGACCGACAACAGCAAGCCTCCTGAGGTCTGAGCATCAAACAGCAGCATCTGCCAGGGCAGCGGGATGCCGGCCTCGAATTCAACGTTCGGCCCAAAGTAGGCGTGGTTGTCCACGCTGCCGCCCGGGTAGTTGCCGGCTTCGGCGTAGCCCAGCGCGCCCGAGAGCAAGGGGATGTCCGGGGCGTGCAACTCGAGCCCAACCCCGGAGGCCTGGGCCATCTCCCAGGCATGGCCGAGCAAGCCGAAGCCGGTGACATCGGTGGCGCCGCGCACGCCATGCCGCAGGGCAACTTGCGACGCTTCCCGGTTCAAGGACTGCATCCACTGCACAGCCTCGGCGACATGTTCGGGCTGGGCCTTGCCGCGCTTCAGCGCCGTCGTCGTTACGCCTGTCCCGAGGGGCTTTGTCAGCACCAGGCCGTCGCCGGGGCGGGCTCCGCCCTTGCTCATCAGCGACTCCAGGGCAACCATGCCGGCTGCCACCAGGCCGTACTTGGGCTCCTTGTCCTGGACGGTGTGGCCGCCGGCGATCACGGCCCCTGCCTGGCGCACCTTGTCAGCCCCTCCGCGCAGGATTTCCTGCACCACCTCGGGATCAAGATCGACCGGCACGGCAGCGATGTTCAACGCCAGGAACGGCGTCGCCCCCATGGCATACAGGTCCGATAGCGCATTGGCGGCCGCGATCGAACCGTACTCGTAGGGATCGTCGACGACCGGCGTGAAGAAGTCCGTCGTCAGAACGAGAGCGGTCGTATCGTCGAGCCGCCAGACGGCAGCGTCGTCCGGCGTTGATAGCCCAAGCACCAGGTCAGGATAGTCTTCCGGGCGGAAGATCTCCTGAATGGGGCGCAGCACCTGCGCCAGCGCTTCAGCGCTTAGCTTGGACGCTCAACCGGCACAGGAGGACAGGCTGGTGAGCCGGACCTCCCGTCCTGAGGTTGCCCTGGGTGCGCTCATGGCTGCCTATGTCCATCGTCAACCGGTCCGCCGCCCGGACATGCCGCCGGCCTTGGCCCATTGCCATCGGCCGGGATCCGGCGGCCTGCTCCGCCAAAGCCCTCCGCCGCACACCCGCCAGGCTGGGCGGCAACGCTCCGGCGCGCCCAGCGGAACGGGGAATGCCTACGACTCGGGTAGCAGCCCATAGCCGAAGGCGATCCCCAGCATGGCCCCGGCGCCGGCCATCAGGAGGACCCACAATAGGACGTTATCCACCAACACACCGATCAGCAGACCGAACACGCTGCCGATCCCCATCGCCACAAGAGTGGGCACGAGCACTTTCCACAAACCTTGAACCATCCTCACCCTCCAGGCACCGACAGCAGAATTCTAGGGGCTGGGCACACGACCGTCAAGAGCGGATCTGCCCGCGGCGCCCTCAGTCGCTCGGGCGCAGCAGCGGCGGCAGTTCGATCAGCGCTTGAGCCAGGCGAGTGCCATGCCAGGTGATCAGCGGGCCTGGGATCCTATGCACCCTGCCTCGTTGGACCGCCGGCGTGCCGGCGAGAAGCTCTACCAGCCGGTCTACCTCCGGGTCGGAGAAGACGTAGGGCTCGTCAGGCAGGAGGATGATCTCTGGCTGCTGCGCAACCACTTCCTCCGGACGCAGGCGCGGATATCGCACGTCCCGCTCACCGGGCGGCTGGGGGGAGGCCAGCCCAAGGTCCGCCTCGAGCGGGTATCGGCGGTCGCGCCCGGCAAAGACGTTCTCACCGCCGCAGCATGCCAGCACGTCATGGGCATAGGTCTGGCGGTTGAAGGTCATCCACCAAGTCCCAGCCTGCTCATGGTCCTCCATCCAGATCGGGGCGAAGACCCGAGCCATACGCCCCGCGTTCGCTGCGCTCCGGGTCCACTCCAGCGTTATCTCCAGCGTCTTCAGCCGCGGGATCGCCGGGCTGGCGCGAAACAACTCCACCACCGTCCACAGCACTTGGATCGCCTCCGCCGTGCTGCTGGGAAAGCTCAGCCAGACCCTCAGACCGAGCGACTGCATCTGTTCCACGGATTCCCGGGAGGTCTCTTCCTGGTTGGCGATCACCAGGTCCGGCGTCAGGGCAAGGATGCGGTCGATCTCGGGAGACCGCGTCCCCCCTACCGTTGCCCGCGCCGCCGGCGGCCGGCAGAAGTCGGTCACCCCGACCACGACCTCGCCGAGCCCCAGCTCAAACAGGCTCTCGGTCATCGAGGGGACTAGGCACACCACCCGTTGCGGCGGCTGCCGGAACACCAGCAGGTCGGAATGGCCATTTCCGCCGGGCATGGGGTCAGCCATGGAGCCGCCAGCCTGCGAGATGGCAGGCCGGATCAGGCCAGATCGATGCGGCGGAAGCGCTCAACATAGCGCGGGGATTCGGGCGGGCTGGCTGGATCGAGCATTCGATCCTGCAGGCGGCTCACCAGGGCCTCGGGGTCGCCGATCTGGCTGACATGCTGGCGCAAGGCCTGAATCTTGCGGTCGAAGAACGCGGTCACGTCAATGACCGTATTGGGTGTTTGCGGGATGGCAACGTACACCTGGGATACCTTGTGGGGCTCAAGCCCTTCCTGCAGCAGTTCGGGGAAGAACATCCGCGAGCCGGCTGCCGGGAACACCGCGTCCAGCGTGACCTGTCCCGCCGCCCGGTGGTCCGGGTGGTTGATGTAGCGATCGCTCGGAAAGAAGTTGGTCGGGTCGCAGGTGACCACCACCGTGGGCTTGGCCTGACGGATGGCCCGCACCACCTCACGCCGCAGGTCCAGGTCGGGGACCAGATAGCCGTCAGGATAGTCAAGGAAGTGGACCTGGCTCACGCCCAGGATGGAGGCTGCCGCCCGTTGTTCGGCCTGGCGGGTAGCGGCCAGTCCAGCGGGATCGGTCCCGTCGTCGGCGCCCTTGTCCCCCCGGGTGAGCAGACAGTACTCGATCTGCCTGCCTGCCTGCGCCCACAGGGCGAGAGTCCCGCCGCAGAAGAACTCCGGATCATCGGGGTGAGCCAGGACAACCAGGACGCGGGCTGCGGGCGCGGCGGGCTGCATTCCGCCTACCCGACCGGGGCCCGCCCGCAATCGCACTCGCCGTTTTGGTGCTTGTCGCAGGGCGCCTTGGACTTGGCCTCCAAGGCTTTGAATTCCTCATAGGGCTGGATCTCGTGCTTGAGGAACTCCGCCCGCCGGCCGTCGTCGAACACCACGATCACCGCCTCCTTGAGCGGAATGACGTCGTGCACTTTGGCTTCTCCCATCGGGGTGATGACGCGCTTGTTTCGCTTTGGCAAGTGCTTGCGAGCCTCGGCATAATGCTCATACTCATAGACCAGGCAGCAGCGCAGCCGACCGCACATCCCGGTGATCTCCTGGGGGTTGAGAGAGATCCCTTGCGCCTTGGCCATCTTGATCGAGATCGGGCTGAACTCGGTCAGGAAGCGCGAGCAGCAACGCTCCTCCAGCCCGCAGGCGCCCATTCCGCCCAGGATCTTGGCCACGTCGCGTGGTCCGACCAAGCGGGTCTCGACTTGCGACTTGCGGTAGGTGCGCTGCATTTGGCGGCGCAGCTCTTTCAGGTCGACCTTCTCGTCGCCCTCCGAGCTGTACAGCAGCACCAAGCGCGAGCCATCGAACGAAAACTCGGCCCGGGCAATCTTGATGCTGCTCAATTCTAGTTCCGCCGCCCGGGCGCGGCATTCGATCATGGCTTCAAGCTCACGCCGCTGCCACATTCGCCGCAGCACAAGTTCTTGGGCGGTTCCCCGGCGTTCGATCGGCTTCCAGCTGCCTTCGGACGGGGCTCCCGGATCGGTGACGTAGCTAACGACCTCGCCCATCTCCCGGCCGCGGGAAGTGCTGACCAACACCTGATCCCCGGGACGCAGGTCGTCGACTTGGGCGGCGTCGAAGTAGTACAGCTTGCCCAATGGCTGGAAGCGCACAGCCACGACCCGGGACGCAGCAGTCGTATCACTCATGTAACATCATCCGTCGATACCATCCACAGTGGCGCCATCATAGCACATCCAAGCCTGGCACCCCGCCAGGCGATCCACAGGTCCCACCCGTTGCACCTTGGCGGGCGAGGTCAGTCCACCATCTCCAGGGGAATTGTGGCCGGCTGACGCGTCGCCTGCAGGCTGAGCCGGGCCGCGATCTGCTGAGTGATTGAGACCAGCGCCCTGGCCACCGGGCCCTCGGGGTGCGAGACCACGACCGGTTTCCCGGAGTCGCCGGCGAGGCGCACCTCGGCCTGCATCGGGATCGCTCCCAGGAACGGCACGCCGGCCTGCTGGGCAAGAGCCTCGCCGCCTCCCTGGCCGAAGACGTCATACCGCGTTCCATCCGGCAGCTCCAGGTAGCTCATGTTTTCGACCACTCCCAGCAGCGGCACGTCCATGGTGCGGAACATCTCCAGCCCGCGTCGCGCATCCTCGAGCGAGACCTTCTGCGGCAGGGTCACGATCACGCCCCCGGACAGCGGCAGCGTCTGGGTCAGGCTGAGTTGGGCATCGCCGGTGCCGGGCGGCAGATCGACAATCAGGTAGTCCAGTTCCCCCCAGGCCACGTCGGCGATGAACTGACGGATGGCTGAGTGCAGCATTGGACCGCGCCAGATCAGGGGCTGCCCCGGGGGAACGAGGAAAGCGATGGACATCACTCTGACGCCAAAGGCTTCGGCCGGCACCAGCTTGCCCTGGACCGGTTCGGGCAGTGACTGGATTCCCATCATCGTTGGCACGTTCGGGCCATAGATGTCGGCGTCCAACAAACCGACTTTGGCGCCGGCCTCGGCCAGGGCGACGGCCATATTGACCGCCACCGTGGTCTTGCCCACCCCGCCCTTGCCCGAGGCCACCGCCACCGCATTGCGGATCGGCTGTCCCGGCTGGCCTCGTGTCCGTCCATCGGAGCGGACGGCGAACGTCAGGCGCACCTCGGCTTGCGTGACCCCTGGCACCGCCAGGACCACCTGACGGGCATCGGTCTCCAGCTGGGCCTTGTACGGAGAGGCAGGGGTGGTCAGTTCGAGAGAGAAGCCAACCTCCCCGCCCCGGATCTGCAGGTCCTTGATCATGCCCAGCGCCACCAGATCCTGGCCAAGCTCAGGCTCCTGAACACTGGCCAGGGCAGCAAGGATGGCAGCCTGGGTCGGGCGGGATTCATCGGGCATATTGACTCACTCCCATTCGGCGTACGTCAGAAGCGCAGGCACGCGGCCGGTACTCGGCCAAGACAACCCGGCGGGAGAGGGGCGCTCAGAGCTGGCTCTGAGCCCCGCCCGGCTCATTGAAGAGCGAGGCCGAGGCTAGCTGCGGGCTAGGGCTGAGGTAACCGATGACCTCGGTCCGGGCGCGTTCGAACTGGCGGACAAGCTCGCTCTCATCGCCGCGAAAGCGACGCACCGACTGGGAGGCGCAGGCCGTACAACCCCGCATCGCCCGGAAGGAGTCGGTGTGACAACTGATGCAGCCGCTGAGCCGAATCAACAGCAGGGAAAAAGCGAGCTGGTCCTCGGAAGCATCGGGCGAGCAGCAGGCGCGATCGACCAGCTCGCGCCAGGTTGTCCCCCGGAGATTCCGCAAGGTGGGGGCGACGCGCATA is a genomic window of Anaerolineales bacterium containing:
- a CDS encoding HAD family hydrolase gives rise to the protein APILRERGVPEEVIRCILSHAEHTGVPRQSRMEMCLYACDELTGLITAVALVRPSQSVLDLTAKSVRKKWADTRFAAAIDRRQIEAAAADLGVELWQHVENVILDMRTVAPVLGLDGAPAD
- a CDS encoding LysM peptidoglycan-binding domain-containing protein, producing the protein MLDQGPSTSRVCPTCGTRLAPSATRCVVCGTELKNDASRQSFRRSSQLTLSLPIAIGLLAVFALLAAGITFAATRLTGVGGERTPTPTASATATITLTPAPTFTETPVPTPTALPPLEYTIVANDTCGGLAFRFQVAVRSIIEINNLSPDCLLSVGQQILVPQPTPTPLPPPTSTLPPEEATRAACETITYTVQANDTLGAIAQNYNVVMQAIMEFNGMTGETVFVGQVLVIPLCERVPTAGPSPTATPPPPYAAPNLLLPRDGEPFTLANDSVALQWASVGELRENERYKVTIDDITDGTGNVRDIAYVTDTKYLVPVSLRPPEATPHVFRWWVVVVREVGTTAAGEPRFEEAGALSARRVFAWSGAATSAATPTP
- the mdh gene encoding malate dehydrogenase, coding for MAKVTIIGAGQTGATTAHWLAERQLADLVLIDVVEGLPQGKALDLLQSLPIVGSDVQVVGANDYAASAGSDIVVMTAGLPRKPGMSREDLLAANSRIVREAVTSAMEHSPQAILIMLTNPLDAMAFLAMKVTGLTRRRVIGQAGILDSARMRAFVAEELQVSVQNVNCYVLGGHGDDMVPLTRHSNVAGVPLSEALAPERLAAIVQRTRDGGAEIVRLLKTGSAFYAPAAALAQMVEAILSDRHLIVPASVYLEGEYGQHGIFFGVPVQLGRKGMEKVIEYRLESDEQAALAQSAARVGETIKALGPVP
- the selD gene encoding selenide, water dikinase SelD, which gives rise to MLRPIQEIFRPEDYPDLVLGLSTPDDAAVWRLDDTTALVLTTDFFTPVVDDPYEYGSIAAANALSDLYAMGATPFLALNIAAVPVDLDPEVVQEILRGGADKVRQAGAVIAGGHTVQDKEPKYGLVAAGMVALESLMSKGGARPGDGLVLTKPLGTGVTTTALKRGKAQPEHVAEAVQWMQSLNREASQVALRHGVRGATDVTGFGLLGHAWEMAQASGVGLELHAPDIPLLSGALGYAEAGNYPGGSVDNHAYFGPNVEFEAGIPLPWQMLLFDAQTSGGLLLSVAPDDLEPLLSSLRAVGKEGWQIGWVAAGRGIRVSRAPVRPD
- a CDS encoding helical backbone metal receptor, with translation MADPMPGGNGHSDLLVFRQPPQRVVCLVPSMTESLFELGLGEVVVGVTDFCRPPAARATVGGTRSPEIDRILALTPDLVIANQEETSRESVEQMQSLGLRVWLSFPSSTAEAIQVLWTVVELFRASPAIPRLKTLEITLEWTRSAANAGRMARVFAPIWMEDHEQAGTWWMTFNRQTYAHDVLACCGGENVFAGRDRRYPLEADLGLASPQPPGERDVRYPRLRPEEVVAQQPEIILLPDEPYVFSDPEVDRLVELLAGTPAVQRGRVHRIPGPLITWHGTRLAQALIELPPLLRPSD
- a CDS encoding PIG-L family deacetylase, which translates into the protein MQPAAPAARVLVVLAHPDDPEFFCGGTLALWAQAGRQIEYCLLTRGDKGADDGTDPAGLAATRQAEQRAAASILGVSQVHFLDYPDGYLVPDLDLRREVVRAIRQAKPTVVVTCDPTNFFPSDRYINHPDHRAAGQVTLDAVFPAAGSRMFFPELLQEGLEPHKVSQVYVAIPQTPNTVIDVTAFFDRKIQALRQHVSQIGDPEALVSRLQDRMLDPASPPESPRYVERFRRIDLA
- a CDS encoding Mrp/NBP35 family ATP-binding protein codes for the protein MPDESRPTQAAILAALASVQEPELGQDLVALGMIKDLQIRGGEVGFSLELTTPASPYKAQLETDARQVVLAVPGVTQAEVRLTFAVRSDGRTRGQPGQPIRNAVAVASGKGGVGKTTVAVNMAVALAEAGAKVGLLDADIYGPNVPTMMGIQSLPEPVQGKLVPAEAFGVRVMSIAFLVPPGQPLIWRGPMLHSAIRQFIADVAWGELDYLIVDLPPGTGDAQLSLTQTLPLSGGVIVTLPQKVSLEDARRGLEMFRTMDVPLLGVVENMSYLELPDGTRYDVFGQGGGEALAQQAGVPFLGAIPMQAEVRLAGDSGKPVVVSHPEGPVARALVSITQQIAARLSLQATRQPATIPLEMVD